Proteins encoded in a region of the Panicum hallii strain FIL2 chromosome 3, PHallii_v3.1, whole genome shotgun sequence genome:
- the LOC112886194 gene encoding uncharacterized protein LOC112886194, producing the protein MEKEHIKMAMLKQEQTFRQQVHELHRVYRVQKQLMMQMHITEAKNYGNIAAEEQTESTVKLGHQQWCGGSVEKETTLAEDFNLELTLATGTARRKQEKPSNSDSEATISSSTSAESESGRRYVPDSNVTTLRFQNESNRHDDKVMRSPWLYQCLSLKMA; encoded by the exons ATGGAGAAGGAACACATCAAGATGGCCATGCTGAAGCAAGAACAGACATTCAGACAGCAG GTTCATGAGCTGCACCGTGTGTACCGGGTTCAGAAGCAGCTGATGATGCAGATGCATATTACCGAGGCGAAAAACTACGGCAACATAGCTGCAGAGGAACAAACTGAATCTACAGTAAAGCTCGGTCACCAACAATGGTGCGGTGGCTCGGTCGAGAAGGAAACTACACTGGCAGAAGACTTCAACCTGGAGCTGACACTGGCAACAGGTACTGCAAGGAGGAAGCAAGAGAAGCCGTCCAACTCAGACTCCGAAGCAACAATATCATCATCAACATCTGCAGAATCAGAGTCAGGGCGGAGATATGTGCCTGACTCCAATGTAACAACACTGAGGTTTCAGAATGAGAGCAATAGGCATGATGATAAGGTCATGCGGTCTCCGTGGCTCTACCAGTGTTTAAGTCTCAAGATGGCATGA